Proteins encoded by one window of Nostoc sp. ATCC 53789:
- a CDS encoding peptidase domain-containing ABC transporter, producing MNYQFIKQHSEEDCGAASLATIAKHYGKTFSISRCREAVGTRQQGSTLLGLKQGAEALGFNARAVKLTLETFNEKDIPLPAIIHWKGYHWVVLYGKQGNKYVVADPGAGIRYLEKKLLLEAWTNGVMLLLEPDPVRFFSQEDEQEKIGGFGRFLRRVWPYRAILAQTLLLNSVLGLLSLASPLLLQILTDDVLVRGDTQLLTSVAIAVIVMHLVSSSLKLAQSNLVAHFAQRLQLGLIFEFGRQILRLPLSYYESRRSGEIVSRLEDIQQINQLISQAVVSLPSQLFIALVSLSLMLFYSIKLTVVAGAIALLMTLSTVIFLPTLQQKIRSVLVLSAENQGVLVETFKGAITLKTTAAAPQFWEEFQSRFSRLANLSFRTIQIGIVNGIFSNLVSSIGSIALLWFGSTLVISQELSIGMLLAFNSMNGNFTSFIETTISFVDEFTRTKTATQRLTEVIDATPETLDNSQKPWAKIQSNADITCINLNFHHAGRVELLQDFSLTIPGGQVIALIGKSGCGKSSLAKLIAGLYQLQSGNIRFGIYNLEDLSLDCFRQQVVLVPQDAHFWSRSIMENFRLGSPHITFEQIVQACQIAGADEFISHLPDKYQTVLGEFGANLSGGQRQRLAIARAIVNNPPVLILDESTGALDPVSEAEVLNQLLTHRQGQTTILISHRPKVIQQADWIVMLEKGQLKIQGSPEVLCHQAGEHLDFLDGVDLSRVNGFGKNLANFHLNGSSPTSIR from the coding sequence ATGAACTACCAGTTTATTAAACAACATAGTGAAGAAGATTGTGGTGCGGCAAGTCTGGCTACGATCGCTAAACATTATGGCAAAACCTTTAGCATTAGTCGCTGTCGGGAAGCTGTAGGCACAAGACAGCAAGGAAGCACCCTATTAGGATTGAAACAAGGAGCAGAAGCCCTTGGTTTCAACGCAAGGGCAGTGAAATTAACTCTAGAAACTTTCAACGAAAAAGACATTCCTTTACCAGCTATCATTCACTGGAAAGGTTATCATTGGGTAGTTTTGTACGGCAAGCAGGGCAATAAATACGTCGTTGCTGACCCTGGTGCAGGTATCCGTTATCTAGAAAAAAAGTTGCTTCTAGAAGCATGGACAAACGGAGTAATGCTCCTCCTAGAACCAGATCCAGTCCGCTTTTTTAGTCAAGAAGATGAACAAGAGAAAATTGGCGGTTTTGGACGCTTCCTGCGGCGTGTTTGGCCTTATCGTGCCATTCTTGCTCAAACCTTGTTGCTCAACTCGGTTTTAGGTTTACTCTCCCTCGCCTCTCCCTTACTGTTGCAAATTCTCACCGATGACGTGCTAGTTCGTGGAGATACCCAACTTCTGACTAGCGTTGCCATTGCCGTCATCGTCATGCATCTAGTTAGCAGTAGCCTGAAGTTAGCACAATCAAATCTTGTCGCTCATTTTGCACAACGTCTGCAACTAGGACTAATTTTTGAATTCGGACGACAAATTCTGCGTTTACCTTTAAGTTACTATGAATCCCGTCGCAGTGGCGAAATTGTCAGTCGCCTAGAAGATATTCAACAAATTAACCAGTTAATTTCTCAAGCCGTTGTGAGTCTGCCCAGCCAGCTGTTTATTGCCCTAGTTTCCTTAAGCTTGATGCTGTTTTACAGTATAAAACTCACAGTAGTAGCTGGTGCGATCGCTCTTTTAATGACTCTCTCAACAGTAATTTTCTTACCCACCCTCCAGCAAAAAATTCGCAGCGTTTTGGTCTTATCAGCCGAAAATCAAGGTGTTTTGGTAGAAACTTTCAAAGGTGCTATTACCCTGAAAACTACTGCCGCCGCTCCGCAATTCTGGGAAGAATTTCAGAGTCGATTTAGTCGCCTTGCTAACCTTAGCTTCCGTACTATTCAAATTGGTATTGTCAACGGCATTTTCTCAAACTTAGTATCAAGCATCGGTAGCATCGCTTTACTTTGGTTTGGTAGTACTCTAGTGATTAGTCAGGAATTATCTATTGGGATGCTTCTGGCATTCAATAGCATGAATGGTAACTTTACTAGCTTTATTGAAACCACTATCAGCTTTGTTGATGAATTCACTCGTACCAAAACTGCTACCCAACGCCTCACCGAAGTCATTGACGCTACCCCAGAAACTCTAGATAATAGCCAAAAGCCTTGGGCAAAAATTCAAAGCAACGCAGATATCACTTGTATCAACCTCAACTTTCATCATGCAGGCAGAGTTGAACTGTTGCAAGATTTCTCTCTAACTATTCCTGGTGGCCAAGTAATTGCCCTAATCGGCAAATCTGGCTGCGGTAAAAGCAGCCTAGCTAAATTGATTGCAGGTTTATATCAACTCCAGTCTGGCAATATTCGCTTTGGCATTTACAACCTAGAAGACCTTTCTCTAGATTGCTTCCGCCAACAAGTGGTTCTAGTTCCTCAAGACGCGCACTTTTGGAGTCGGTCGATTATGGAAAATTTCCGTTTAGGTTCACCTCACATTACCTTTGAGCAGATTGTGCAAGCTTGCCAGATTGCTGGGGCTGATGAGTTTATCAGCCACCTCCCCGACAAATATCAAACTGTCTTAGGAGAATTTGGTGCGAATCTCTCTGGTGGACAACGGCAGAGATTAGCTATTGCCAGAGCCATCGTTAATAACCCGCCAGTGCTGATTTTAGATGAATCTACTGGCGCACTCGACCCAGTTAGTGAAGCCGAAGTATTAAACCAGTTGCTAACTCACCGCCAAGGTCAAACCACTATTTTAATCAGCCATCGTCCCAAAGTTATCCAGCAAGCTGATTGGATTGTCATGCTGGAAAAAGGACAACTGAAAATTCAAGGTTCTCCAGAGGTTCTGTGTCATCAAGCTGGGGAGCATTTAGATTTTCTCGACGGTGTTGATTTATCGAGAGTCAATGGTTTCGGCAAAAATCTTGCCAACTTTCATCTGAATGGAAGTTCCCCAACTAGCATTCGCTAA